One Malania oleifera isolate guangnan ecotype guangnan chromosome 10, ASM2987363v1, whole genome shotgun sequence genomic region harbors:
- the LOC131165344 gene encoding vesicle-associated protein 1-2-like isoform X1 translates to MSSGELISIEPQELQFPFELKKQISCSLQLTNKSQNYVAFKVKTTNPKKYCVRPNTGVVLPRSTCDVIVTMQAQKEAPPDMQCKDKFLLQSVIASHGATIKDVTAELFSKDSGNLVEECKLRVAYVAPPQPPSPVREGSEEGSSPRASVSDNGNLNASEFPALSRSYFDPQDSTSEARALISKLTEEKNSAIQQNVKLQQELELLRREGSRSRGGIPFIYVVLFGLLGILLGYVMKKT, encoded by the exons ATGAGTTCGGGCGAACTTATCAGTATCGAGCCTCAAGAGCTTCAGTTTCCAT TTGAGTTGAAGAAGCAGATCTCGTGTTCTTTGCAATTAACGAATAAGTCGCAAAACTATGTGGCCTTCAAG GTCAAGACGACAAATCCGAAGAAGTACTGTGTCCGTCCTAATACTGGAGTTGTGTTGCCACGCTCTACTTGTGATGTTATAG TTACAATGCAAGCACAAAAGGAGGCTCCTCCGGACATGCAATGTAAAGATAAATTCCTCCTCCAGAGTGTAATCGCAAGTCATGGGGCAACTATAAAGGATGTTACTGCAGAATTG TTTAGCAAGGATTCGGGGAATCTTGTTGAGGAGTGCAAGTTGAGGGTGGCTTATGTTGCACCACCGCAGCCACCATCACCAGtgcgagaagggtctgaggaaggttCTTCTCCTAGGGCTTCAGTATCCGATAATGGGAATCTTAACGCCTCTGAATTTCCTGCT CTTTCAAGGTCATATTTTGATCCTCAAGATAGTACATCGGAg GCTAGAGCTCTTATTTCAAAGCTGACCGAGGAGAAAAATTCTGCTATTCAGCAAAATGTCAAGCTTCAGCAAGAATTG GAGCTGTTGAGGCGGGAAGGCAGCAGAAGCCGCGGTGGGATCCCATTTATATATGTAGTGCTTTTCGGCTTGCTGGGCATCCTTTTGGGATATGTTATGAAGAAAACATGA
- the LOC131165344 gene encoding vesicle-associated protein 1-2-like isoform X2, which yields MSSGELISIEPQELQFPFELKKQISCSLQLTNKSQNYVAFKVKTTNPKKYCVRPNTGVVLPRSTCDVIVTMQAQKEAPPDMQCKDKFLLQSVIASHGATIKDVTAELFSKDSGNLVEECKLRVAYVAPPQPPSPVREGSEEGSSPRASVSDNGNLNASEFPALSRSYFDPQDSTSEARALISKLTEEKNSAIQQNVKLQQEL from the exons ATGAGTTCGGGCGAACTTATCAGTATCGAGCCTCAAGAGCTTCAGTTTCCAT TTGAGTTGAAGAAGCAGATCTCGTGTTCTTTGCAATTAACGAATAAGTCGCAAAACTATGTGGCCTTCAAG GTCAAGACGACAAATCCGAAGAAGTACTGTGTCCGTCCTAATACTGGAGTTGTGTTGCCACGCTCTACTTGTGATGTTATAG TTACAATGCAAGCACAAAAGGAGGCTCCTCCGGACATGCAATGTAAAGATAAATTCCTCCTCCAGAGTGTAATCGCAAGTCATGGGGCAACTATAAAGGATGTTACTGCAGAATTG TTTAGCAAGGATTCGGGGAATCTTGTTGAGGAGTGCAAGTTGAGGGTGGCTTATGTTGCACCACCGCAGCCACCATCACCAGtgcgagaagggtctgaggaaggttCTTCTCCTAGGGCTTCAGTATCCGATAATGGGAATCTTAACGCCTCTGAATTTCCTGCT CTTTCAAGGTCATATTTTGATCCTCAAGATAGTACATCGGAg GCTAGAGCTCTTATTTCAAAGCTGACCGAGGAGAAAAATTCTGCTATTCAGCAAAATGTCAAGCTTCAGCAAGAATTG taa
- the LOC131165345 gene encoding uncharacterized protein LOC131165345 isoform X1, with protein sequence MASLAWPTASSTVAVTRFHPRCLKSQNSVFRCTFPHIRIRRFPFCCTNLTPWEPSPVSYAPADNIDSNFLKGTTNIFDTLKPDDTTEVPVMCTEELTDVGNQPLVQFKFLKWSMWLLGPSLLLATGMVPTLWLPISSIFLGPNIASLLSLIGLDCIFNLGATLFLLMADSCAHPKSLSENCNSSAPFSYQFWNIVATMTGFIVPLMMLLGSQKGLLQPQLPFISFAVLLGPYLLLLSVQVLTEMLTWHWKSPVWLVTPVVYEAYRVLQMMRGLKLGAELSAPAWMMHTIRGLVCWWVLILGVQLMRVAWFAGFAARARQQNASSFAIDA encoded by the coding sequence ATGGCTTCTTTGGCCTGGCCTACTGCATCAAGTACTGTTGCTGTTACCAGATTCCATCCCAGGTGCCTAAAATCCCAAAATTCAGTCTTCAGATGCACATTTCCTCATATTCGCATTAGACGTTTCCCTTTTTGTTGCACAAACTTGACCCCTTGGGAACCTTCACCTGTCTCATATGCTCCTGCTGACAACATTGACAGTAACTTCTTGAAAGGAACTACCAACATATTTGACACGCTAAAACCTGATGATACAACTGAGGTTCCAGTGATGTGTACCGAAGAGCTTACAGATGTGGGCAATCAGCCATTGGTGCAGTTTAAGTTCCTTAAATGGTCAATGTGGCTTCTGGGTCCATCTCTTCTTCTTGCAACAGGCATGGTTCCCACCTTGTGGCTGCCCATATCTTCCATATTTCTTGGCCCCAACATTGCCAGCCTGCTTTCCTTGATTGGACTTGACTGCATCTTTAACCTTGGCGCTACTCTTTTTCTCCTAATGGCTGATTCTTGTGCCCATCCCAAAAGCCTATCGGAAAACTGCAACAGCAGTGCTCCCTTCAGTTACCAGTTTTGGAACATAGTTGCAACCATGACTGGGTTCATTGTACCCCTAATGATGCTGCTTGGTTCTCAAAAGGGATTACTTCAACCTCAGCTGCCCTTCATTTCATTTGCTGTTCTTCTGGGGCCCTACCTTCTGCTCTTATCTGTACAGGTTCTGACCGAAATGCTGACATGGCATTGGAAGTCACCTGTGTGGCTAGTGACGCCCGTTGTGTACGAGGCTTATCGTGTGTTGCAGATGATGAGGGGTCTGAAGCTTGGTGCTGAACTCAGTGCACCGGCATGGATGATGCACACCATCAGAGGGCTAGTATGTTGGTGGGTGCTGATCCTTGGTGTGCAGCTCATGAGAGTTGCTTGGTTTGCTGGCTTTGCTGCCAGAGCTCGTCAACAAAATGCTTCTTCATTTGCCATTGACGCATAA
- the LOC131165345 gene encoding uncharacterized protein LOC131165345 isoform X2 produces the protein MASLAWPTASSTVAVTRFHPSNFLKGTTNIFDTLKPDDTTEVPVMCTEELTDVGNQPLVQFKFLKWSMWLLGPSLLLATGMVPTLWLPISSIFLGPNIASLLSLIGLDCIFNLGATLFLLMADSCAHPKSLSENCNSSAPFSYQFWNIVATMTGFIVPLMMLLGSQKGLLQPQLPFISFAVLLGPYLLLLSVQVLTEMLTWHWKSPVWLVTPVVYEAYRVLQMMRGLKLGAELSAPAWMMHTIRGLVCWWVLILGVQLMRVAWFAGFAARARQQNASSFAIDA, from the exons ATGGCTTCTTTGGCCTGGCCTACTGCATCAAGTACTGTTGCTGTTACCAGATTCCATCCCAG TAACTTCTTGAAAGGAACTACCAACATATTTGACACGCTAAAACCTGATGATACAACTGAGGTTCCAGTGATGTGTACCGAAGAGCTTACAGATGTGGGCAATCAGCCATTGGTGCAGTTTAAGTTCCTTAAATGGTCAATGTGGCTTCTGGGTCCATCTCTTCTTCTTGCAACAGGCATGGTTCCCACCTTGTGGCTGCCCATATCTTCCATATTTCTTGGCCCCAACATTGCCAGCCTGCTTTCCTTGATTGGACTTGACTGCATCTTTAACCTTGGCGCTACTCTTTTTCTCCTAATGGCTGATTCTTGTGCCCATCCCAAAAGCCTATCGGAAAACTGCAACAGCAGTGCTCCCTTCAGTTACCAGTTTTGGAACATAGTTGCAACCATGACTGGGTTCATTGTACCCCTAATGATGCTGCTTGGTTCTCAAAAGGGATTACTTCAACCTCAGCTGCCCTTCATTTCATTTGCTGTTCTTCTGGGGCCCTACCTTCTGCTCTTATCTGTACAGGTTCTGACCGAAATGCTGACATGGCATTGGAAGTCACCTGTGTGGCTAGTGACGCCCGTTGTGTACGAGGCTTATCGTGTGTTGCAGATGATGAGGGGTCTGAAGCTTGGTGCTGAACTCAGTGCACCGGCATGGATGATGCACACCATCAGAGGGCTAGTATGTTGGTGGGTGCTGATCCTTGGTGTGCAGCTCATGAGAGTTGCTTGGTTTGCTGGCTTTGCTGCCAGAGCTCGTCAACAAAATGCTTCTTCATTTGCCATTGACGCATAA
- the LOC131166803 gene encoding SPX domain-containing protein 3: MKFGKRLKQQVDETLPEWRDKFLSYKDLKKLVRLISSAPAVNRPPECGRADSEFMYLLNGEIEKFNAFFMEQEEDFIIRHKELQQRIQRVIDTWRPNGTHPLETNYTAEMGRIRKDIVNFHGEMVLLESYSNINYTGLAKILKKYDKRTGGLLRLPFIQKVLQQPFFTTDLISKLVKEWESTIDAVFPAAVLEEGGREPKQGITVAGEGEGILRNTVAALLTMQEIRRGSSTYSHFSLPPLNLPDPDLIQSIQFNSPILIL; this comes from the exons ATGAAGTTCGGGAAGAGATTGAAGCAGCAGGTCGACGAGACGTTGCCGGAATGGCGCGACAAGTTTTTGTCCTACAAGGATTTGAAGAAGCTCGTGAGGCTGATCTCGTCGGCGCCGGCGGTGAATCGTCCGCCGGAGTGTGGAAGAGCGGATTCGGAATTTATGTACTTGCTGAACGGCGAGATCGAGAAATTCAATGCGTTTTTCATGGAGCAGGAAGAGGATTTCATTATCCGGCATAAG GAATTACAGCAGAGGATCCAGAGGGTTATAGATACGTGGAGGCCCAACGGAACTCACCCTTTGGAGACAAATTACACAGCGGAGATGGGAAGGATCAGAAAAGACATTGTCAATTTCCATGGGGAAATGGTCCTCCTAGAGAGCTACAGCAATATCAATTACACAG GGCTGGCTAAGATCTTGAAGAAGTACGATAAGCGAACGGGCGGGTTGTTGCGCCTGCCCTTCATTCAAAAGGTGTTGCAGCAGCCATTCTTTACTACGGATCTCATTTCGAAACTCGTGAAGGAGTGGGAGAGCACCATAGATGCAGTGTTCCCAGCTGCAGTGCTGGAGGAAGGGGGAAGAGAGCCCAAACAAGGGATAACAGTGGCTGGGGAAGGGGAAGGGATTTTGAGGAACACGGTTGCAGCTCTACTGACCATGCAAGAAATCAGAAGGGGGAGCTCTACTTACAGTCACTTCTCCTTGCCTCCTCTCAATCTGCCAGACCCTGATCTCATTCAATCCATCCAATTCAACTCTCCCATACTCATTCTCTAA